Below is a genomic region from Drosophila albomicans strain 15112-1751.03 chromosome 2R, ASM965048v2, whole genome shotgun sequence.
ttacttgTGGTTGTCATGACAAAGTTATTTTCGATCCGAGCttaatgaaatttgcaaaagCTGATAAGTGTTCGCTTGCGAATCAGTTGAGACTATATttgtaagtattttatttaattgtattttaaatctGATTTACCCGTTAGAAATAATAACGCAAAGTTGGAATTTGAATAGGAATAAGTTCTGGGCAAGCATATTTTACACGACCTTTTTATAATCGAATTTGTaaacttttagtatatttattactataaatataaactacAAATTCCATAGTTTTTTATGGAAAAGTAGTTGGACTCCGGAGGTGCTGTGATAAATCGTAGCTGATTATTTTGGGTGCCACAAAGCCGCCGTAATTCTTACTACTTTTATAGTATATGCCAATGCCGCTTAATGGGGCTGGTGGATTGATCACAACATCCTGTATATCAATAAACGGAATTGTACTTGCTGCATCCGCCTCAATTCCCGAGTTGACGAACTCTAAATATTGATTACCCTTTGACATCGGCTCTGAGCCCCACACTGATCGCGTTGGTACGTCCAGATTATcgatattaaatttttgtctGTCCTTGACGTCTTGATGTGGTTGCCAAGTGCTGATGACTTCCGGCTCAAGGAGTTGACCTTTGTCAAAATCGAAATAACTGAACATCACCATCAGATTGAGTCGTCCACTTAGAACACGAAAACGCAAGCCAGTCACCACAGATGTTCTTTGatgtgtatttaatatttcatccAGATCTATGGCACGTTTCTCGTAGCTCATTTCATGATAATCGACTCCCTCGGTAATATGCGAATCACTGATTTTGTAATCATCAACGGGCTTCCATTCCACAGTTGATTTATTGACAGCTCCTCGAGGCAAAAGTTCTCCTTGCTGTATCTGCAAATGGAATATACGATTCTTCTTCACAAATCGCACTCCAGTCACCACCTTGTTCGCCTTCACATCCGATATAGTTTCCCGTAGATTGAAGTAACGATCAGATTTCAAACTAGGCTCATCACACAGACAAAAGCAGTAGCTGCACTGCCAGAAAAGCCACCTACTCCAGCTCTCGACGCGATTGACTTCTCGCCAACATGCCTCACTATCTCCAAACCGCTTTCCAccattattttgaatatactcATAGCGGCGATTGATGCTCTCAGGTGATTGACATACAGATAAATATGAGTCTATAAACTGACAATTGTGTATTCGACCCGCACATTTAGGCTGCTGGGAACAAAACTGTTGATCGAAGCAACCCGCCGTAGTTGTGTTCTGATAATCGGAACAAGTCTGAGCACAAGATCCTTCACTATTGAGATCCACTTCGTTCTCAATATATCCTTGGAGTAATTGCGTAACTTCATCGTAGGTAACGTTATGTTTGTGCTCTTCGGGATCACAACGCCGTACAACACGATCAGCTTTTTGCATTGCTTTTATGACTGAGTCGAAAGCATTTTCGGTGATATTCTTATAATTGAGACGAACTTTATTCGTTTCAATCAAATTACTTTGGCCAGAAACCCGTTGGATCAACAGCGCGTACTCGATCATTACATATGCTTTCAGTTCAACCAGTGCGATTTCCATATACAAtgagtatatatattgttggGGAGATTGAAAAATGTGACACATTTGCTTTGAATGCACCTCGTATTTTTGTCGCAATacgtttaatgttttatttctGGGGAACGGACGACCCAAAAGTTCCAAATAAAAGTCAACATTTAGATATATTACCTGACTTTCACGTGTTATTTGCTGAGCAAATGAAAGAAGTGATTGATTCTCAGATTTTTCCACCATCTCTTCAGTCTCAAAATACACAGAAATGTGCATTATGTGATCAATTATGCTGAAGACGTCAGAAGTATTCCTATAGTCATCTTGAAGAACCCAAAAGAGTAATGTCCGCGATATTCTCTCGTAATGATTTTCGATTTGATGAACTTCAATACATGCGTTCTTGAAGTGCTGCCACActtgaatttgatttaacCAGTTTATCGTTCCATTAAATTCACCAAATTCCTCGTCCAATTTATCAATATCCGATTGCAGTATCGAAACTATTCTTTCAACATCCTGACTAAATCCAAGGACTCCATTCACTTCATTCAGCTTCGAAAGAGCCTGACTGGACTGACTGAAAGCTATCAATACTAATAGCAAAGACAGTGAAAGCAACTTTAAGAGCTGCATGAcacattaatatttgttttgtttaatcaCAAAGATTCgtcaaacgaaacgaaacgttCCCGCCGACAATAGGTACGCAAATAACCTGATGTCGAATGacgcaaaaatatttatatgatttcgtgtatataaacaaaattctcaGAATTAGAAACACTCAGTTCTCATAGAATAAAAAGTTATACTCATTTTTTGATCATTTTAATCAACTTGAATCATATTATTCGCATTTATTTAGAGATAGAAATTGTATGCAATTCTATGATAATAGACAGATTTAACTAtacaatattcatattttgtattgacATTTGTTTACCCGGTTAATATGATGTTATTTTGAAGTAACCTTTGGTACAGGAATATAAGGTAATATATCGTAATCTATGATTTCGGGAGTCACAAAGCCACCGTAACCTTTCTGAGCCTTATAGGCGATACCGACACCCGCTAAAGGCAATGCCGGAAGTGATACAACATCTCGTATATCAATGAATGGAACTGTGGATTGTGCTGCATCCTGATCCACACCCGAATTTTCAAATTCCACATATTGACCATCTTTTATGACAATCGTTTCGTTTTGATGTTTCATCGATCGTGTTGGCAAATCGAGATTCGCGAGATTAACTTTGTGTTTGGTAGCATTAATTTTGGATTCCCAGATACAGTTCATCTTCGGTTCAACAAGCTCACCTttcacaaaatcaaatttactgAAATGCACCTCCAGATTCAGTGCCCCAAGCCACATCCCGAAACGCACTCCAGTTACTATAAGAGATGGATCGTCAAGTTTTCTAACTTCAGTTAAATCCATTGAACGACTGTGGTAAGTCAATGTGTGATAGTCACGTCCATCTAGAACATTGGGATCGTTGATATTGTAATCATCGACAGGAACCCACTCCAAAGTTGCCTCATCGATCATACCGCGTGGCAAAAGTTTTCCCTGTTgtatttgcaaatgaaaaacacgATTCTTCTTCACAAACCGTATTCCAGTCATCACTTTGTTTGCATTCACATCCGATAAGGTTTCCCGTAGATTAAAGTAACGATCAGAAAGTGGACCCGGTTCATCACATAGGCAGAAGCAGTAGCTGCATTTGTGAATAATCCATCTATGCCAGCTTTCCACATTATTGATGTCACGCCAACAGTCCTTGTGCTCTCCCAATCGCCTTCCGTTATCATATTCAATATACTCATAGCGACGATTGCTACTTGTAGCTGATTGACATACTGACATATCGGATTCGATAAACTGACAATTATAGATTCTCCCCGAACATTGAGGTTGTTTAGCGCAAAGTTCATCTTCAGAACAGCCCGTCGTTGTTGTGTTTCGATAGTCGTCGCAAGTCTGGCTGCAGGTACCTTCACTATTTAGATACGCTTCGTTCTCAACATATCCTTGAATCAGGCGTGTAACTTCGTCGTAGGTTACCTTGTATTCATGATTTTCAGGATCACAATTCCATATCCGTCCATTGGCTAATCTCTTTGCCTTAATCAGTGAATTGTATGCATTTTCtgtaatatttgaataattgttGCGAATATCGTTTATTTCCGTCGAAGAATTTTCCAGACCAGAGACACGTCGTATCATCAGTGCGAACTCGTTCAGTATATATCCCTTGAGTTCAGGTATAGCAATGTCCTTATATAAATTGTAGATAAGCTGCTGGGTGGACCTTGGAATACCACAAAATTTAAACAGAGGCACTTCGATGCTGTCACGTAATTGggataaaaatttatatttgagcTGCGGCACATAAAACAGGTCCCAATAAAAGTCATTGTATTTAAGTTTCTTggaattaaattgatatattcCTTCAGAAAAAGATATGAGTGAATCATTTTCTGTCTTTTCTAGCATTTCCATTTTGGTAAATTCCGCATTCAgtttttcaaacatttccTTATAATCACGGTCAATAAGATCAAAGACCCTAACTTCATTAGATATTAGTACGGCTACGTGTTTCTTTTCAATGTGATGAACCAGAGTGCTGATGTTCTTAAAATGTTCAAGCACTTTCAATTGATTATCGCGGATCTTTGCATTATCAAATTCACCCGTATCCTTGTGTAATTGTTCAATATCCAAGCGAACCGTCGAGGCAATTTCTTTGATATCATGAATAAATCCAAGGACAACATCCTCACCGCTGTTGACTGATGTTGACTGACTTAGCTGACTGAAGATTgttaaaatcaacaacaatgaaaataaaagtaaaaacttAAGCTTCATCActatcaaatattttgctttatcaAAAAATTCACAAAAGAATCCGCAATAGAACTTGTCACGCAGACGATAAATTGGCTAATGGAATGTTCAGAAATGAGGGCAAGCTAATAATCtaaaaaactttatatataaaacCTGAACGTATATTCTACGCATGAGTATATAGTAagataagaaatatatatgtatataaaaaatttttcaCATTGCCAATTTATTGTAGCCGATTCCCGCAGcgtgaaaatatatattaatttagagAAAGTCTGTTTTGTATATCATTGTCTTTTCCCCAAACAAAAAGATGTAGCTGTAACATCTGAATAGAAAAAACATCGAATGTGGCGTCATTTGACGCAAATCTATATCCATACAATAATAACCAAACACAATTAGTCacaagaaatgtatttaattaggCAGTTtaaaaaagcttttttttaaatttagtacataaaaaaacttttaaagccAAGGATAAAATATTTGGGGTTTTGAATCAATCTTTCGTACAGGAATATACgatgtaatattaatatttatgatttcggCAGCTAAAAAACCGCCATATCCCCCTTCACCTTTATGGAAGAGACCGAGGCCGACTAAGGGCAATGGAGGGTCAGATACGACGTCCTGTATATCGATAAACGGAACTGTTGCTTGTGCCGCATCCTTGTTCATATCTGTATTCACAAACTCCAAGTATTGCTTCTTTTTTAAAGTTACGCTTGACATCTTTGTTGATCGTGTTGGTTGATCCAGATTGCTGAGGTCTAGTTTTGTTCTCTCTTCTTCACCGTCTTCCCATTCCCAAATAGTGTTGACCTGTGGATCGACTAATTCACCCGTCAGAAAATCGAATTTACTGTAACGCACTTTTAAACTTAGATGACCATCTAACACTTGAAAGCGCACTCCAGTTACCACAAATGTTATGTCatcttttttctttagttCATCCAGATCTACAGCGCGGTTTTGATAGGTCAATGTGTGATAGTCGAGTCCATCCATAACATTGGGATCGTTGATATTGTAATCATCGACAGGAACCCACTCCAAAGTTGCTTCATCGATCATACCGCGTGGCAGAAGTTTTCCCTGTTgtatttgcaaatgaaaaacacgATTCTTCTTTACAAATCTAATTCCAGTCATCACTTTGTTTGTATTCACATCCGATAAGGTTTCCCGTAGATTAAAGTAACGATCAGAGAGTGGACCCGGTTCATCACATAAACAGAAACAGTAGTTACATGTGTGAATAAGCCATCTACGCCAGCTCTCCACATGATCGATGTTACGCGAACAGCCCCTGTCCTGACCCAATGCTCGGTCACCgtatttaatgaaatcataGCGACTGTTACTAGTTGTAGGTGATTGACATACTGACATATCGGATTCGATAAACTGACAATTGTAGATTCTGCCTGAACATTGAGGTTGTTTAGCGCAAAGTTCATCTTCAGAACAGCCCGACCTTGTTGTGTTTTGATAATCCACACAGTGCTTACTGCAGGAGCCATCACTATTTAGATAACGTTCGTTCTCAACATATCCTTGAATCAATCGTGTAACTTCATCGTAGGTAACCTGGTATTTATGTGTTTTAGGATCACAACAAAATACGCGACCAGTAGCTAGTCTTAGAGCTTTAATGAGTGATTTATATGAATTTTCTGTAATTTTGTTATAATCGATGCGAATTTGATTTGCCTCTGTAGAAAAAGAGCCTTGGCCAGAAACGCGTCGAATCACCAGAGAGTACTCGTTTAAGATATATCCCTTTAGTTCAGATATAGTAACTTGCTTATATAATGTATAGATGACTTGTTGGGCGGACTGCATAGTATTACACGCTTTATTTAAAGGCCTCTCAAGAAACTCACGTGTTTTGTTCATCGTGAAAATACTTGGGATAATATTCCGAGTAAAGCACAGATCCCAATAAAAGTCTTCGTATACAGGTCTTTTGACACTAATCCGTTGTATTTCTTCAGCAAAAGAAATAAGTGACTTATCATCGGTCCTTTCCcacttttccattttattaaaCTTGGAAATAAGTTTTCTAAACAGTTTCAAATAATCTGGCTTCACGTAATCAAAGAGCGTTTCTTCTTTAGATTTTGGTAAGTGGTCCTCTTCAATCTGATGAACGAGAGTGCTGATGTTCTTAAAATGTTCCAGAACTTTGAACTGATTATCACGAATCTTTGCATTATCAAATTCACCCGTATCCTTGTCTAATTGCTCAATATCCAAGCGAACCGACGAGGCTATTTCTTCGgcatcataaataaatgcaaggATAACATCCTTTTTCTTGTTGACTGATGTTGACTGACTAGGCTGACTGATGATTATtaacatcaacagcaatgagaacaaaagtaaaaacttAAACCTCATCACTAAcaactatttttgttttttacacaAAGAATCAGCAAAAGAACTTTTCACTTTGACAGTGAATTTACTAATGGAATGTTTAAAAATCA
It encodes:
- the LOC127565965 gene encoding uncharacterized protein LOC127565965, with protein sequence MRFKFLLLFSLLLMLIIISQPSQSTSVNKKKDVILAFIYDAEEIASSVRLDIEQLDKDTGEFDNAKIRDNQFKVLEHFKNISTLVHQIEEDHLPKSKEETLFDYVKPDYLKLFRKLISKFNKMEKWERTDDKSLISFAEEIQRISVKRPVYEDFYWDLCFTRNIIPSIFTMNKTREFLERPLNKACNTMQSAQQVIYTLYKQVTISELKGYILNEYSLVIRRVSGQGSFSTEANQIRIDYNKITENSYKSLIKALRLATGRVFCCDPKTHKYQVTYDEVTRLIQGYVENERYLNSDGSCSKHCVDYQNTTRSGCSEDELCAKQPQCSGRIYNCQFIESDMSVCQSPTTSNSRYDFIKYGDRALGQDRGCSRNIDHVESWRRWLIHTCNYCFCLCDEPGPLSDRYFNLRETLSDVNTNKVMTGIRFVKKNRVFHLQIQQGKLLPRGMIDEATLEWVPVDDYNINDPNVMDGLDYHTLTYQNRAVDLDELKKKDDITFVVTGVRFQVLDGHLSLKVRYSKFDFLTGELVDPQVNTIWEWEDGEEERTKLDLSNLDQPTRSTKMSSVTLKKKQYLEFVNTDMNKDAAQATVPFIDIQDVVSDPPLPLVGLGLFHKGEGGYGGFLAAEIININITSYIPVRKIDSKPQIFYPWL